A genome region from Ignavibacteria bacterium includes the following:
- a CDS encoding glutamyl-tRNA reductase, with translation MNLLAVSINHRTAPVELRESLHLSTEEIKVFLKELKGNLFSEGFIISTCNRTEIYGFPINPRTNFKDLQKFLIEMKPVGKITPENFQNYFSCGAVNHLFRVSAGIDSLLLGDNQILGQVKESFQISEDFDFAGFLMRRIFDSAIKVGKRAKTETVISDGAITVSYAAVQLIEKIFSGLNRKSALVIGTGETGEIAAKHLRDKGIGRLSVTNRTMSKAEKLASLIHATTVPFSNFREYLQDYDIIISATSAPDLILTYDEVKSSMKKRSNASTIFMDIAIPRDIDPRVRELDNVFYHDIDSLKIIVDQNVKKRQGELPRVQEIIMEELVNLFGWYNSLEVTPTIKSLRQLFEEIRQEEVEKMKNKLSAEDAEKLDLVTKRIVNKLLHHPTVELKKISENGVNTQESAMKVNVIRSIFGLDHES, from the coding sequence ATGAATTTATTAGCAGTTAGCATAAATCACAGGACAGCGCCCGTTGAATTAAGGGAGAGCCTGCACCTGAGCACCGAGGAAATTAAGGTTTTCCTAAAGGAGCTTAAAGGCAACCTATTCAGCGAGGGTTTTATTATTTCCACGTGCAACCGCACGGAAATATACGGTTTCCCTATAAATCCCCGCACGAACTTCAAAGACCTTCAGAAATTCCTCATTGAAATGAAGCCCGTGGGCAAAATTACTCCGGAGAATTTCCAGAATTACTTCTCCTGCGGTGCTGTAAACCATCTTTTCAGGGTCAGCGCTGGAATTGATTCGCTTCTTTTGGGCGATAACCAGATACTTGGACAGGTAAAGGAATCCTTCCAGATATCGGAGGACTTTGATTTTGCGGGTTTCTTAATGAGAAGGATCTTCGATTCGGCTATAAAAGTAGGAAAGCGCGCAAAAACCGAGACGGTTATAAGCGACGGCGCAATTACAGTCAGTTATGCCGCGGTGCAGCTGATTGAAAAGATTTTTTCGGGACTTAACCGCAAGTCGGCCCTTGTTATTGGTACTGGCGAGACAGGCGAGATTGCAGCCAAGCACTTAAGGGATAAGGGAATTGGAAGGCTTTCAGTTACAAACAGGACAATGTCAAAAGCCGAGAAGCTGGCTTCCTTAATCCATGCCACTACTGTCCCCTTCTCAAATTTCAGGGAATACCTGCAGGATTATGACATTATAATCAGCGCCACGAGCGCGCCGGATCTGATACTGACCTACGACGAGGTAAAAAGCTCCATGAAGAAAAGGAGCAATGCTTCAACAATCTTTATGGATATTGCCATTCCGAGGGATATTGACCCGAGGGTGCGCGAGCTGGACAATGTGTTCTATCACGACATAGATTCTCTTAAAATAATTGTGGATCAGAACGTCAAAAAGCGCCAGGGCGAGCTTCCGAGGGTGCAGGAAATTATTATGGAGGAGCTTGTTAACCTCTTCGGGTGGTACAATTCGCTTGAAGTTACGCCAACGATCAAATCCTTAAGGCAGCTTTTTGAAGAGATACGCCAGGAGGAAGTGGAAAAAATGAAGAATAAGTTAAGCGCCGAAGACGCAGAGAAGCTGGACCTGGTAACAAAGCGCATTGTAAACAAGCTACTGCATCATCCGACGGTGGAGCTGAAGAAGATTTCGGAGAACGGTGTAAACACGCAGGAATCGGCAATGAAGGTAAATGTTATAAGAAGCATTTTCGGTCTGGACCACGAGAGTTAA
- a CDS encoding uroporphyrinogen decarboxylase: MKIQNDLFLRACRRQAVERTPIWVMRQAGRYLPEYRAVREKADFLTMCKTPELASEVTIQPVDIIGVDAAIIFSDILVIPEAMGLKLEMHEGKGPIFHNPVRTKDDAKSLKVIDPYKDLKYVLDAVKVTKEALQGRVPLIGFSGSPWTLLTYMVEGRGSKNFSLIKKMIYDEPRLAHELLEMISKAVADYLSAKIEAGVNAVQIFDTWGGILAPDDFREFSLQYITRVISELKKKDEPVIVFAKGVHYNIGELADSGADVLGLDWTMDLGSVRKLVGSKVALQGNMDPCVLYANQDVIRKRAMDVMRSYGEGTGHVFNLGHGILPDVDPENLKALVRIVKEESAEFHK, translated from the coding sequence TTGAAGATACAGAACGACCTATTTTTAAGGGCCTGCAGAAGGCAGGCGGTTGAACGCACGCCAATATGGGTTATGCGTCAGGCAGGAAGGTATCTGCCGGAATACAGGGCCGTAAGGGAAAAAGCCGATTTTCTGACTATGTGCAAAACGCCCGAGCTGGCAAGCGAAGTGACAATTCAGCCGGTGGATATTATAGGCGTGGACGCGGCAATTATATTCTCGGACATTCTTGTTATACCCGAGGCCATGGGCCTCAAGCTTGAGATGCACGAGGGGAAAGGGCCAATATTCCACAACCCGGTGCGCACAAAGGATGATGCAAAGAGCTTAAAGGTAATTGATCCTTATAAGGATCTTAAGTATGTTCTGGATGCTGTTAAAGTGACTAAAGAGGCTCTTCAGGGAAGGGTTCCGCTCATAGGTTTCAGCGGGTCGCCCTGGACGCTTCTGACGTATATGGTGGAAGGGAGAGGGTCCAAGAATTTCTCTTTGATCAAGAAGATGATTTATGACGAGCCAAGGCTTGCGCACGAGCTTCTGGAGATGATTTCAAAAGCCGTGGCGGATTATCTTTCGGCCAAGATAGAGGCGGGAGTTAACGCGGTACAGATATTTGATACGTGGGGCGGAATTCTTGCCCCTGATGATTTCAGGGAATTTTCTTTACAATATATTACACGGGTTATCTCGGAGCTGAAGAAAAAAGATGAGCCCGTTATTGTATTTGCCAAGGGAGTGCATTATAATATAGGCGAGCTTGCGGATTCGGGTGCTGATGTATTGGGGCTGGACTGGACGATGGATTTAGGGAGTGTGAGAAAGCTCGTGGGCAGTAAAGTGGCACTTCAGGGGAATATGGATCCCTGCGTGCTGTATGCCAATCAGGATGTTATAAGAAAGAGAGCTATGGATGTAATGAGGTCGTACGGTGAAGGGACGGGGCATGTGTTCAATCTGGGCCACGGGATTCTTCCGGATGTGGATCCGGAGAATCTGAAGGCGCTGGTGAGGATTGTTAAGGAAGAGAGCGCCGAATTTCATAAATAA
- the hemN gene encoding oxygen-independent coproporphyrinogen III oxidase has translation MFTIDLDMIKKYDKPGPRYTSYPTAPQFNDSFKHEQYLDEIIKTNYGQNLPDLSLYYHIPFCDTLCYFCGCNMLVTRNRDRVKEYVKYLKKEIDMLRAYILPDRKVAQLHWGGGTPTHLNPDEIADLIKYISQSFSFKSDIEAGCEIDPRDLTREHVAALREGGFNRISMGVQDFDEKVQKAVNRIQPEDITRQTVQWVRELGFHSINLDLMYGLPFQTIETFAQTVDKVIDISPDRIAVFNYAHLPWLKKHMALIHAEDLPQAEEKLQILKMTVEKLTSAGYVFIGMDHFAKPDDELAVALREKKLYRNFQGYSTHAGADLYAMGITAISQLQRIYAQNYKTEKEYFQAIDSEVLPVMKGYRLSDDDYLRHQVIMRLMCDFELDIPKIENEFKINFREYFAWGLNNLKEMIGDGLVSVTNEKVQVTEMGRLLIRNIAMNFDGYIERKEDTAKYSRTV, from the coding sequence ATGTTTACGATAGATTTGGATATGATAAAGAAGTACGATAAGCCGGGGCCGCGTTATACCAGTTATCCCACGGCGCCGCAGTTCAATGACAGTTTTAAGCACGAGCAGTATCTGGATGAAATAATTAAAACAAATTACGGACAGAATCTGCCTGATCTTTCACTTTATTATCATATTCCTTTCTGCGACACGCTGTGCTACTTCTGCGGATGCAACATGCTTGTTACACGCAACCGTGACAGGGTGAAAGAGTACGTTAAGTACCTTAAGAAAGAAATTGACATGCTGAGAGCTTATATTCTTCCTGACAGGAAGGTTGCACAGCTGCACTGGGGCGGCGGAACACCGACGCACCTGAATCCCGATGAAATTGCAGACCTCATTAAATACATCAGCCAGTCGTTTAGTTTCAAAAGCGACATTGAGGCCGGATGCGAAATTGACCCGAGGGATCTTACGCGGGAGCACGTTGCGGCTTTGCGCGAAGGCGGCTTTAACAGGATAAGCATGGGAGTACAGGATTTTGACGAGAAGGTGCAGAAGGCTGTAAACAGAATTCAGCCCGAGGATATTACAAGGCAGACCGTCCAGTGGGTGCGTGAGCTGGGATTCCACAGCATTAATCTCGATCTTATGTACGGGCTCCCCTTCCAGACAATTGAAACGTTTGCACAGACGGTGGATAAGGTAATAGATATTTCGCCCGACAGGATTGCGGTATTTAATTATGCGCACCTTCCGTGGCTTAAGAAACACATGGCATTAATTCACGCAGAGGATCTTCCGCAGGCTGAAGAGAAGCTTCAGATATTAAAGATGACGGTTGAAAAGCTTACTTCGGCAGGATATGTCTTTATAGGCATGGATCACTTTGCAAAGCCCGACGACGAGCTTGCAGTTGCATTGCGTGAGAAAAAGCTCTACAGGAATTTCCAGGGTTATTCGACCCACGCGGGAGCAGATCTTTATGCAATGGGCATTACTGCTATAAGCCAGCTTCAGAGAATTTACGCGCAGAATTATAAAACGGAGAAAGAGTATTTTCAGGCAATTGACAGCGAAGTGCTTCCGGTTATGAAGGGCTACCGCCTGAGCGATGATGATTACCTGAGGCATCAGGTTATAATGAGGCTTATGTGCGACTTTGAGCTTGATATACCAAAGATTGAAAACGAGTTTAAGATTAATTTCCGCGAGTACTTTGCATGGGGGCTCAACAACCTGAAGGAGATGATTGGCGACGGGCTTGTTTCCGTAACGAATGAGAAGGTTCAGGTTACAGAAATGGGAAGGCTTCTTATAAGGAACATTGCAATGAACTTTGACGGCTATATTGAAAGAAAAGAAGATACCGCAAAATATTCGAGGACTGTATGA
- the hemC gene encoding hydroxymethylbilane synthase codes for MKKQTIIIGSRGSELALWQSNFIKKEIEKKNRSVSVEIRLIKTKGDKILDVALSKIGDKGLFTKELEVELLNRNVDLAVHSLKDLQTDIPEGLRLAAVTKRHPVEDALIAGKKGMTLLDLKEGAVVATGSLRRRSQLLHMRPDIKIVELRGNVPTRIKKFEESEWDAIILARAGVERLGLKKHISSIIPTEEILPAVGQGALGLEIHTDNEMVYEILQSVHDEETFTAAMAERAFLKALEGGCQVPIGAYAQVRPNGLYLDGIVGAIDGSVTFRKKLRGSKKDSAKLGRQLAKDLVKAGAGEILEDIYKNIRLK; via the coding sequence TTGAAAAAACAAACCATTATTATAGGATCACGCGGCAGCGAGCTTGCTCTGTGGCAGTCAAATTTTATAAAGAAAGAAATTGAAAAGAAAAACAGGTCGGTTTCCGTTGAAATCAGGCTTATAAAGACCAAGGGCGACAAGATCCTTGACGTTGCCCTGTCCAAGATTGGCGACAAGGGTTTATTTACCAAGGAGCTGGAAGTTGAGCTTCTAAACCGCAATGTTGATCTTGCGGTGCACAGTCTTAAGGACCTACAGACGGATATACCGGAAGGGCTGAGGCTTGCGGCAGTTACAAAGCGCCACCCGGTGGAGGATGCGCTTATTGCAGGAAAGAAAGGAATGACGCTTTTGGACTTAAAGGAAGGTGCCGTTGTTGCAACGGGTTCTTTAAGGAGGCGTTCGCAGCTGCTGCACATGAGGCCGGATATTAAGATTGTGGAGCTGAGGGGAAACGTTCCCACACGCATTAAGAAATTTGAAGAATCGGAATGGGATGCAATTATACTTGCCCGCGCGGGAGTTGAGCGCCTGGGCTTAAAGAAGCATATTTCGTCAATTATTCCTACTGAAGAGATACTTCCGGCCGTAGGCCAGGGGGCTCTGGGTCTTGAGATCCACACGGATAACGAAATGGTTTATGAGATACTGCAGTCGGTGCACGACGAAGAGACATTTACGGCAGCAATGGCAGAGCGCGCATTCTTAAAGGCGCTTGAAGGCGGCTGCCAGGTGCCGATTGGTGCTTATGCGCAGGTTAGGCCGAACGGGCTTTATCTTGACGGCATTGTAGGGGCAATTGACGGCTCTGTAACGTTCAGGAAGAAGCTGCGCGGGAGCAAAAAAGACAGCGCAAAGCTCGGGCGGCAGCTTGCAAAGGATCTGGTTAAGGCCGGGGCCGGCGAGATACTGGAAGACATCTACAAAAACATACGATTAAAATAA
- the ccsA gene encoding cytochrome c biogenesis protein CcsA: MYSAVKILNFLLPVLYSLTFFVYLYDFVKEKNKFSNSKRIFLFVTLIFHTFYLLARTIDFNHPPITNVFEIFTVLAFAISCSYFILELLTDIRGTGLFIIVFSLIFQLISSLFIQDLIEVREVLRNRMLGLHVISALLGYSGITISAVYGLLFWILYKEIKLNRFGLIFERLPSLEKLEQLSYYSVVIGFVLLTIAIIIGAVWLPSAFPNFNWFDPKLIVTAFVWVLYGLGILSKTVGGWRGKKVIVFSIAGFCLAIFSILLTNFLAKSFHSFY, from the coding sequence ATGTATTCTGCAGTAAAGATACTAAATTTTCTTCTTCCTGTACTTTATAGCCTTACATTTTTCGTTTATCTGTATGACTTTGTTAAGGAAAAGAACAAATTTTCCAATTCCAAAAGAATTTTCCTCTTTGTAACCCTTATTTTTCATACTTTTTATCTTCTGGCCAGGACAATAGATTTTAATCATCCCCCGATTACTAATGTTTTTGAGATTTTTACGGTGCTGGCTTTTGCCATCAGCTGCAGCTACTTTATACTGGAGCTTCTGACGGACATAAGGGGTACGGGGCTTTTTATAATAGTATTTTCCCTCATTTTTCAGCTGATTTCATCTTTATTTATACAGGATTTAATTGAGGTGCGCGAGGTTCTGCGCAACCGTATGCTGGGTCTGCACGTAATAAGCGCTTTACTGGGGTATTCGGGCATTACGATTTCCGCTGTTTACGGGCTGCTTTTCTGGATATTATATAAAGAGATTAAGCTTAACAGGTTCGGGCTCATTTTTGAGCGTCTGCCGAGTCTGGAAAAGCTTGAGCAGTTAAGCTATTACTCGGTTGTAATAGGCTTTGTGCTCCTTACTATAGCAATTATCATTGGAGCCGTATGGCTTCCTTCGGCGTTCCCTAATTTCAACTGGTTCGATCCTAAACTTATTGTAACAGCCTTTGTATGGGTTTTGTACGGCCTGGGTATTTTAAGCAAGACCGTAGGCGGATGGAGGGGTAAAAAGGTAATTGTTTTTTCAATAGCAGGATTCTGCCTGGCAATTTTTTCTATCCTGCTTACAAACTTTCTGGCAAAGAGTTTTCATTCGTTTTATTAA
- the hemH gene encoding ferrochelatase, with translation MTKTAVVLFNLGGPDSLEAVEPFLKNLFSDTDIFNLPFQDFMAKVIAGRRAPKVVEEYKLIGGKSPIGYWTELQRKSLEESLRKSGVDADVYTAMRYWNPLTDKVAAEVAEKGYEEVVLLPLYPHFSSSTTGSSFNEWNRAFKNSAARVIPVNDYFDNSAYIRAINERIDEALLKFPEDVRKDVVLVFSAHGTPVSYVKRGDPYSHQIKKTVKAVMEERKNSHEFVECFQSKVGPIKWLEPSTKDKIQEMAQAGKKHLLLIPVSFVSDHVETLYELGIEYRHIADKAGIENYVVMTGLNESSLFVEALCEEVLKKLNGAEKV, from the coding sequence ATGACGAAAACTGCGGTAGTGCTGTTTAATCTGGGGGGGCCGGATTCGCTGGAGGCTGTTGAGCCGTTCTTAAAGAATCTGTTCAGTGATACGGATATATTCAATCTGCCGTTCCAGGATTTTATGGCAAAGGTTATCGCAGGAAGAAGGGCTCCGAAGGTTGTAGAAGAGTACAAACTTATTGGCGGCAAGTCGCCCATAGGCTACTGGACGGAGCTGCAGAGAAAAAGCCTGGAAGAGAGTTTAAGGAAGTCAGGCGTGGATGCGGATGTATATACCGCAATGAGGTACTGGAATCCTCTTACGGACAAAGTTGCCGCAGAGGTTGCGGAGAAGGGTTATGAGGAGGTTGTACTGCTTCCACTGTATCCCCACTTTTCCAGCTCCACTACGGGCTCCTCATTTAATGAATGGAACAGGGCGTTTAAGAACAGCGCGGCCAGGGTTATTCCCGTTAACGATTATTTTGACAATTCGGCATATATAAGGGCGATCAATGAAAGGATTGATGAAGCCCTGTTAAAGTTTCCGGAGGATGTAAGAAAAGACGTGGTGCTGGTATTCAGCGCGCACGGAACTCCGGTAAGCTATGTAAAAAGAGGAGACCCTTACAGTCACCAGATAAAGAAGACGGTTAAGGCTGTAATGGAAGAAAGGAAGAACTCGCATGAGTTTGTGGAGTGTTTCCAGAGCAAGGTTGGTCCCATCAAGTGGCTTGAGCCATCGACGAAGGATAAGATTCAGGAGATGGCGCAGGCGGGGAAAAAGCATCTGCTTTTAATTCCCGTAAGTTTTGTATCGGATCATGTTGAGACTCTTTATGAGTTAGGGATTGAGTACAGGCACATAGCAGATAAGGCAGGTATAGAGAATTACGTTGTAATGACGGGATTGAATGAATCGTCTCTTTTTGTTGAGGCGTTGTGTGAGGAAGTATTGAAGAAGTTAAACGGTGCGGAAAAAGTTTAA
- a CDS encoding TetR family transcriptional regulator — MADKGKITDKKNHKRERIIEAASRLFSENSFHEVMMEDVARMASIAKGTLYNYFASKEDLYFSIMLTRMTNLISSLKTRIKEEATAVESLHSFVIHNYMFMVKYSCFFIMFQKDNLNAQSSSCSEFRERKTELNDALKEIISEGVKENVFFTSDPDFAAQVVLGSIYAAVGRAVAGSYTKDEITDERERLFDFILKGLSRSKKKLPLENRTVVITRAEEDSKESAALFTDSGAGVVIFPTLEVVPPEDWKEFDSAVKDLNKTDILIFTSANAVKMFLKRCEELGVKPDYSKLKVLAVGKKTSTVCEKMGITVSMVPKEFSASGMIAGLGEEDLKGKNVFIPSSAIARGELQEALRQMGANVSAAAAYSVAVPSKESISLYKDKLKSSKPDLFIFTSPSSYRNFLEIMEVKDVSKYFEDFAVAAIGPTTASEIEKSGLRVDILPKEYTMEGVLRAAADYYLISKTASSQETVY, encoded by the coding sequence TTGGCTGATAAGGGAAAAATAACGGATAAAAAAAATCACAAGCGTGAAAGGATAATTGAGGCGGCATCGCGGCTTTTTTCGGAGAACAGTTTTCATGAAGTGATGATGGAGGACGTGGCCAGGATGGCTTCAATTGCCAAGGGCACGCTTTATAATTACTTTGCCTCGAAGGAGGATCTATATTTTTCCATCATGCTTACCAGGATGACGAACCTCATCAGCTCACTTAAGACAAGAATTAAGGAAGAGGCGACGGCTGTGGAGTCGCTGCACTCTTTTGTAATACACAATTACATGTTCATGGTAAAGTACTCTTGTTTCTTTATCATGTTCCAGAAAGATAACCTTAACGCGCAGAGCTCTTCGTGCTCGGAGTTCAGGGAAAGGAAAACCGAGCTTAATGACGCGCTGAAGGAGATTATAAGTGAAGGCGTAAAGGAAAATGTTTTCTTTACGTCTGACCCCGATTTTGCGGCGCAGGTGGTGCTTGGAAGCATTTATGCCGCGGTAGGCCGCGCCGTTGCAGGCAGCTACACAAAAGATGAAATTACGGATGAAAGGGAAAGGCTTTTTGATTTTATTCTGAAGGGCTTAAGCAGAAGCAAAAAGAAGCTTCCGCTGGAGAACAGGACGGTTGTTATAACGAGAGCCGAGGAGGATTCGAAGGAGTCGGCAGCACTTTTTACTGACAGCGGCGCGGGCGTTGTAATCTTCCCTACTCTTGAAGTTGTGCCGCCTGAGGACTGGAAGGAGTTTGACAGTGCTGTTAAGGATCTTAATAAAACAGACATTCTCATTTTCACTTCGGCTAACGCTGTTAAGATGTTTCTTAAAAGATGCGAGGAGCTTGGGGTAAAACCCGACTATTCGAAGCTGAAGGTTCTGGCAGTAGGAAAGAAAACTTCTACTGTGTGTGAGAAGATGGGAATTACAGTCAGCATGGTGCCCAAGGAGTTCAGCGCTTCGGGAATGATTGCGGGTTTAGGTGAAGAAGATCTTAAGGGGAAAAATGTATTTATCCCCTCTTCCGCAATTGCAAGAGGAGAGCTTCAGGAAGCCTTAAGGCAGATGGGGGCGAATGTAAGTGCGGCTGCGGCTTACAGCGTTGCCGTGCCATCGAAAGAAAGCATAAGTTTATATAAAGACAAGTTAAAGAGTTCGAAGCCCGACCTGTTCATTTTTACGAGTCCATCATCGTATAGAAACTTCCTGGAAATAATGGAGGTTAAAGATGTAAGCAAGTACTTTGAGGATTTTGCCGTTGCGGCCATTGGTCCCACGACGGCAAGTGAGATTGAGAAGTCGGGTTTAAGAGTAGATATACTTCCCAAAGAGTACACGATGGAAGGTGTTTTAAGAGCGGCAGCAGACTATTATTTAATCAGCAAAACAGCATCAAGCCAGGAGACAGTTTATTGA
- the gmd gene encoding GDP-mannose 4,6-dehydratase, producing the protein MKKALITGITGQDGSYLTEILLEKGYEVHGIIRRSSSFNTGRIDHLYNNPDISGKTLFLHYGDLVDTSNLNRLLEKICPDEIYNLAAQSHVKVSFELPDYTAQVDALGTLRFLDAIREVGIDRQVKFYQASTSELFGKVQEVPQSEKTPFYPRSPYGVAKLYGYWIIVNYREAYNLFACNGILFNHESPRRGETFVTRKITRAVSRIALGLQDKLILGNLNAKRDWGFAPEYCEGMWRILQHEKADDFVLATGETHMVREFTDLAFRELGIEIDWQGKEENERGVIRKVDMSLVEHELKHQSARIKTDILKPGTCVVEVSPGYYRPTEVELLIGNAAKAKEKLGWEPGTKFEELVKLMIHSDFEKVVRRGY; encoded by the coding sequence ATGAAAAAAGCACTCATTACAGGCATTACGGGACAGGATGGATCGTACCTGACAGAAATTCTTCTGGAAAAGGGGTATGAGGTCCATGGCATTATAAGACGCAGCAGTTCTTTTAATACGGGAAGGATTGACCATCTTTATAATAATCCCGATATCAGCGGGAAAACTCTTTTTCTGCACTATGGCGACCTGGTGGATACCAGTAACTTAAACCGCCTATTGGAGAAGATCTGTCCTGATGAAATCTACAATCTTGCGGCTCAGAGCCACGTTAAGGTCTCTTTTGAGCTTCCTGACTATACGGCACAGGTGGATGCCCTGGGTACTCTCAGGTTCCTGGATGCAATAAGGGAGGTTGGAATTGACCGTCAGGTTAAGTTTTATCAGGCTTCCACGAGTGAACTGTTCGGCAAGGTGCAGGAAGTGCCGCAGAGTGAAAAGACCCCCTTCTATCCCCGCTCCCCTTACGGAGTGGCAAAGCTCTACGGCTACTGGATAATTGTTAATTACCGTGAGGCTTATAACCTGTTTGCATGCAACGGAATTTTGTTTAACCATGAGTCGCCAAGGCGCGGTGAGACGTTTGTAACGAGGAAGATTACGCGTGCAGTCTCGAGGATTGCACTTGGGCTCCAGGATAAGCTTATTCTGGGTAACTTGAACGCCAAGCGCGACTGGGGTTTTGCTCCAGAGTACTGCGAGGGTATGTGGCGTATACTTCAGCATGAGAAGGCTGATGATTTTGTGCTGGCTACGGGTGAGACGCATATGGTGCGTGAGTTTACGGATCTGGCTTTCCGTGAGCTTGGAATTGAGATAGACTGGCAGGGTAAGGAGGAGAATGAAAGGGGTGTAATCAGGAAGGTGGATATGTCTCTTGTGGAGCATGAGCTTAAGCACCAGAGTGCCAGGATAAAGACCGACATTCTGAAGCCCGGAACGTGCGTTGTGGAGGTTTCGCCAGGGTATTACCGTCCCACAGAGGTTGAACTGCTGATTGGAAACGCAGCAAAGGCGAAGGAAAAGCTTGGCTGGGAGCCGGGGACGAAGTTTGAAGAATTAGTGAAATTGATGATACATTCGGATTTTGAGAAAGTTGTAAGACGGGGATACTGA
- the hemG gene encoding protoporphyrinogen oxidase, whose translation MNKKVVILGAGISGLAAAYWLKKDGVDVTVIEKGSEPGGAMMSTWDNEFLVDYGPNSGLETTPLIRQIVEETGISDEMIYASSEGNKRYILRDGKLHALPTDPIKFLSTGLFSAQGKLRLLKEPFVGKSNDGYYQSIADFVKRRLGQEFLDYAINPFVAGVFAGNPDELSVKSAFPKLYRLEEEYGGLIKGMIKGAKERKQNAEKSKQSARMFSFKNGMQTFPKTIASTMKDNVILSAEVTDIKKSGSTYEVKYKKNGTEETVSADVVISTLPAHAAGYLFQGMDQNLFSHLKSIYYPPVMVLYLGYKEESIGQPLDGFGYLIPQKENKSYLGAIWSSVIFPNRAPEGFASFTIFVGGARSPQLFDEMNKEDLIRQVLKEFQEVMKITGMPQYRTDRMWPKAIPQYNLGYIEHEKYFEEFEKAHRGILLSGNYRGGISVGDCIKNSEVVYRRALALL comes from the coding sequence ATGAACAAAAAAGTGGTTATACTTGGTGCCGGAATATCCGGGCTGGCTGCGGCCTACTGGTTGAAAAAAGACGGTGTTGATGTTACCGTAATTGAAAAAGGAAGTGAACCGGGCGGTGCAATGATGAGCACCTGGGATAATGAATTTCTTGTGGATTACGGTCCGAACAGCGGACTTGAGACAACTCCCCTCATACGTCAGATAGTTGAGGAAACAGGTATTTCTGATGAAATGATCTATGCCAGTTCTGAAGGAAATAAGAGATATATTTTAAGGGACGGAAAGCTGCACGCGCTTCCTACGGATCCCATTAAATTTCTCAGTACAGGTCTGTTTTCGGCGCAGGGAAAGCTGAGGCTCCTGAAGGAACCGTTCGTAGGAAAATCCAACGACGGATACTACCAGTCGATTGCCGATTTTGTAAAAAGGCGTCTGGGGCAGGAGTTTCTGGATTATGCCATTAATCCCTTTGTAGCCGGGGTCTTTGCAGGCAACCCGGATGAGCTGAGCGTAAAGTCGGCTTTCCCCAAGCTTTACCGTCTGGAGGAAGAGTACGGCGGCCTTATAAAAGGAATGATAAAGGGCGCAAAGGAAAGGAAGCAGAATGCCGAGAAGTCGAAGCAGAGCGCAAGAATGTTTTCCTTCAAGAACGGCATGCAGACATTTCCGAAGACTATTGCCTCAACGATGAAGGACAATGTTATACTCAGCGCCGAAGTAACAGACATCAAAAAAAGCGGAAGCACGTACGAAGTAAAGTACAAGAAAAACGGCACGGAAGAGACGGTTTCAGCAGACGTTGTAATTTCAACCCTTCCGGCGCATGCTGCGGGCTACCTGTTCCAGGGAATGGATCAAAACCTGTTCAGTCATCTGAAATCAATTTATTATCCGCCTGTTATGGTGCTCTATCTGGGCTACAAGGAAGAGTCAATAGGGCAGCCACTGGACGGCTTCGGGTATTTAATTCCGCAGAAAGAGAATAAATCGTATCTGGGCGCAATATGGAGCTCGGTAATATTTCCTAACAGGGCACCCGAGGGCTTTGCGTCATTTACAATTTTTGTAGGCGGTGCAAGATCACCGCAGCTTTTTGATGAGATGAATAAGGAAGACCTGATTCGCCAGGTGTTAAAAGAGTTTCAGGAAGTTATGAAAATAACGGGGATGCCGCAGTACAGGACAGACAGGATGTGGCCCAAGGCAATCCCTCAGTACAATCTGGGCTACATTGAGCATGAAAAGTATTTCGAAGAGTTTGAAAAAGCCCACAGGGGAATACTTTTAAGCGGCAACTACAGGGGCGGAATCTCTGTAGGCGACTGCATTAAAAACTCGGAAGTGGTTTACAGAAGAGCCCTTGCGCTGTTATAA